DNA sequence from the Cucumis melo cultivar AY chromosome 6, USDA_Cmelo_AY_1.0, whole genome shotgun sequence genome:
TTTGTCTTGATCAATTTGTGTGGATGGAATTATTGTAAAATGTTTGGTGACTTTACCAAAGTCATTTTCTGTATGAATTATTCGAAGGAAATGATGGAGAATCAAATTGGATTTGGACACAACTCTTTCATCACTaccaaaaattaattaattgcaacGGTAAGATCACTTACGGAGAGTTTACTCCACTtcgaaagaaaaggtaaaaCTACTtagggaagaaaagaaaaattattttactCAAGAGGTAGTGGATTTGCTTATTGATCCAAGCAAGGAATAAAATCCCTTTTTAATTCTTGTAATTGTTTCACTTGTGATTCGAGAAAGTCTTTTTCGATAAACTTTTTTCATACACTTTAAAAGCTATTTTATGTGGTTGTCAAACaatccaattttttcaaatgactTAGTTTTAAGTTATACACTCCCCACTGTTATTCACTCATAATTTATATTACCTTGGTTTCACTTTGATTAGTTCGTTAAGTGGATCCTCGACAGAACTGTAGTAGACAGACTAAAATGGGCTTTCGATGTGATTCCTTTTTCACATTTATTATTAATCTATACGATACTTAACTAATTgaaaaaaactataaatttaactCTAGAAAATATGTTTCCTTAAGGAGTTTAGATTTGCTTTTATATTATACATTGAACGTTTTACAAACCATCTTAGCTCCCATAAGTCTCAGGGAAGCAATAAGCAAGTGCTGAAGACAAACACATAATAGACTAAAACGTAGTAATAAAATTAAGGAATAAATCAATTTGACTGACGCCAAAATTGTGGAATTCCATCAATTTAATTCCAAGATTTCAATTTCAATCAAATTGTActtgaaaaactaaaataagTGTTTCAAAACCTAACCGTAAAAGTTACATTTTTAATCTTCCAACTCTTTGGAATACAACTTCATATCAATTAAGCTACGCTTGTATTGATTAATTGTATGAAATCAACGAAATCTTATGGAAAATGATActagttctttttttaattttttttttttttaaatttgacaaAGTTATCAATTGTGTGGCGTTCTCGTTCAATCAAGTGTAAAGTGAAGACAAAATATGACACCATGTGCCAGTGTTATCTCACGCTTTTCAATATTTATCAAACAATATATTTAGATATATATGAAGATAGGATTTTGGACCGTCCAAAGTGCAAAGTGCAATCTATAAATAAAGTGAAGGGTCCAGCAATTGTGAATGTGAATTTGCCTTTTGCTTGCCTAATCAAATGGGGATTTGAGAGAAACAGAACCGGCAATGGCAACTAAAGGCAGTATCAATATATTTTccagaaaagaaaaatacctTTTTACTTTTCAGTGCTTTCCACATGGCATTTGATAATTGTCCATTGAGACACCACCCTCCCTAAGAAGAACCTGGACCTGGATGGAGCATGGGTTTTAGCTATTattataacattttaaattttataaacaatGGGGGATTTTCTATACCATCATTAATGAGACATATCTGCCATTACTTTAAACAGAGAGTAGAAGTTTAATGAAGTTTTTTGACGATGGACTAAACCTTTTTACAACAATTTGATCTATGTGCAACCAGGTAGATTGTTGCTATGATGTAGTATATCATTCCTTGTTAGATTCAACATGCCTGATTGCTCCTCCACCTTCTTGATAAGAAGCTTCAGCAAAGGAACTTTTGATAGTGTTTTGCGTGATCCCACCATGATTAGCTTTTTCTGCACAATTCATTACGTTTTCTGTCATATATTATATTGGTGGCTTGAAAATTGCTGAGCTACAAAACACCTTTGTTGTTTGAGAAATCGTTAAAATCGCTTTGGCCATTTTAAAAATCACTTCAAAGATACTTTTAAACCATAGAAATCAATTTTATAATGGAAGTAAGATTGCCCATGGCAATAGTGAATCTAACCATCTAAAAAATCATTCCAAACATAGGACTAAAGAGGATTTAGATTTTTATTAGAGGCCGGAAAATAAAGGTGATTTCTCACCTTGGCACGTGTAATGGCTACGTTAATTCTATGCCAGTCTCCAAGGATTGAGGTAGTACAGCTCTTTGGATTTTCGCTCGACCTAACGAAGGACACCAATATGCAGTCCTTATCTCTTCCCTaggagaaaggaagaaaacgaTTACAACCATAGAAACATAAACGATATGAGCTAAATATCTATTCGTACATTTAAACTTTTAGATTCCAACTTGAAACTCTTGTAAGTGTCGATTTACGTCTTTATACAAATTTCATTCAACTAATATAGTTCAAAACTTATGAATTGAATACACTAAGCTCTTAACTTTTTCATAAGACAATCGATTGAGTTTTCAATGTGATTACGTTACTTTTACTAATCATCCATGCATGTTTCTGCATTCTCGTGGAAAATTTGAACTTATCACATATAGATTGAGTAGAGAACAGGGTCCAATAAACAATGATTTAGAATCATTCATAGATAATCTAATCTTTCTATGACAACTGTCCAAAGAAAGGGAGGGAAAAGGATTGCCTCATAATTCAATCAGGCTAACCTGGTATTTGTCAATGGTATGTACCTCCACAGAGGCAATGTTGATAGCTAGACGAATGATGCTTGCCTGGGAATTATACGGAGTAATAATCCCAACTTCATTCCCCTTAATTCCACCATCAAGCAATCCCTTCGTCACctataaaattatgaaaatagaGATCAATGCCAAGATGAGAAATTTCATCTAACTTTCCCTGCTCCAATAACCAATTTTGATTtccttttattaaaaaaatgatacaAGTGTCGAACGAAACGTCAAAGCGAAGCTTGCACCTCTGCTAATATGTTAGCTTCAAGTGGGTTGTTCACAATCTTGTGATCTCTTGTCTCGTAAGCAGGTAACAAATCTACAGTTGTTGGACATGATTCAGATAACAAACAATAACAATTGATAAACTTAGACTGAAGAACTGAAGTTAGAAGGCAATAAGGATATATTTGAGAACCTGTACAAACAAAGATAACTGGTTTGCATGGGTTTAGAACCTGTAACCATGAAAAGGAAGTGCATTAGTTTTGAGTTAAGACAAGGAAATTCTAGGGAAATGACAAAGAAACTTCTAATATCCAATGTAAGACCCTAAGTTTCATGCATCTAATAAACACCTACGTATAAAATGATTGCCCAACTTTTCCCTTTTCAATTCTACTTGAGTAGTTGTTCAATAAAAGTGAAATACAATAACTACTTTGATAACCATTTGGTTTTTGGATTTTAGAAAGTTATGCTTGTTTCACACAATTTCTTGATCATAGTCTCATATTTTCTATAAAAGTATATGgacttcaaatttcaaaaacaaaagcacttttgaaaattattcttttagttttcaaattttggtttgaaTTTTGTAAACACTCCTAAGGTATCAACAACAAAACATACAAATCATGAAATCAATATGTAGCAAGGATCTTTACggcttaatttttaattttcaaaaattaaaaataaaaaacaaaagggTTACAAACTAGACTAAAATAACTTGGATTAGTTGAAGCAAGCAAAATTTAAAGATGACAATTCTTTTTAGCACAAAAATCCTAGACTTGAAATTTATTGTGCAATCGCCAACAAATGAGGAAATAAATTCTGGTTAGACGTATAGATCATTGCTTGCCCTACGAAAAGATGTCCCACCCTTCAAATAAGGTTATTgagtatatataaaatattaaataaaatataagaacaTAAAACAAAACAGAACAGCAAAATTAATTTAGAGTCTATCAAGTGTCAACTCTTCACGTGAAAAAGAACGAATATCAGTTTTATTGAGGCAGAATTAACCCAATCGATAAAGATGACAGTGTGACGAAAAGTTAAAAGAGACCATAACCTCCTTAAGCCAAGATGAAGACAACTTTGAACTTGAAAAGTCAAGCTTTGCATTCGCTGTTTCTTCCGAACCACAACGCAATCTGTCTCCATATATCAAGGCATTTGATAATTCCATAATGTCTCGGCACATGCGATACTGCACTCAGAGAAACCTAGTAAATTGATATCTGCAAGATCATCGGACGATATAAACTTGCTCACAGATTAAATCTAGTAAAAGAACAAAAACCTGGCTTTGTAAAGCGGAAATTGCTTGAGGATGTGCTTCTGAAAGCCTACAAAATAAGCTTATCCCCAGTCCATTTTCCCGAGCCTCTGTACTCTAGAAAGGAATGAGAATGATAACTTCAAAAAAAGTGCGgcataaaaaaagagaaaatataaTCCAAATGGTTGCGCATGATACCTGAACAAGAGGAGGTAACTGATAGTGATCGCCAACAAGGACAAATGTTGAAGCAAACATCAAAGGCCCAAGGGAAACCTTAggttaaaaatatgaaaattaattaagcATGGATATTTCTCTTTTCAATAAGTCTTGATTAACGTCATAAAAATGTTCATTAAAAGCCAACATAAGACGACGAATAATTTTAGAAGATGAATACAAGAAAGTTCAAGGTAATACACTTATGGTTTAATTGTTGAAGCTTTAATGAGTATTTCTCGCTAATTTTTTAAtacatttgtattatactgcaGACAAAGAAGCTTCAAAATAACTCAACCCTTAAATCTTCCATAGTGTTTACTAGTGTTCACTACTAAAGTTTGCACATATACAAAAGAACTTCATCTTTTACAATGTTGAACTCTAAACAAAAACTTTCTTACTCCAACATATTAACTCCAAATTTCAAAACTCAATCGACTTAACATGACctcttaaaaacaaaaatgttaCGAAAATCTTCTATTTGTAAAAAACAACATTTATTATCAAGTGTTCGACCATACATCCTCAGGGTTTCAATGCCATGATTTAGTTTTATGCTTTTTCATTCTCTTGAAATACAAGAACATGCAACACTCTATCAGTGAATTTATTTGTGAGatgctattattaaaaaaatgaaggaTGCCTAACTCTCTTATTATTTACCCATTAAACAGATCAAGTGCTAAATCCCAAAAACATTTGATAATCAACGAGCATTATATAAACATACTGCTAAAATAATTTTTGCAACAAACGTTCCATTAAGTTCTACGTACTGGAAGAGTCGTCTGTCCAGCTTCATCCATTATGCATATATCAAATTTTTTATTGACGAGTAAGGGACTAGTTATCCCCAAACAGGTAACTGCAACAACTTTCACTTGGTCCAATCTCATTCTGATGTCTTCCACACTTTGTATGTTCAATTCTGACGAAGAAAACTTTACGGTTACATAAAGAAGAGTAAGTATCCAGATAGGAAAGTAAAGAATAGGCAAAATCAGACCTGAGAAGCAATGGCTGCGAATGTCTTCATGCACTGCATTAATTCTTCCAATCCGTATAAAATCAATGTTCTGCAGTTTGTAAGTGACAAATTAACAAGAGTAAACCAACTTGCTGGATACGTCTATAAATGATTAGATGACTAAAGATGAGTAAGAATCGGATAGACACACTTCTGATGCATACACAAGAAATTCAAAGTTACAAAATTCTTTTACAGATCATGCATGCACATACGTAATGTTAAAATGAAACCTCACAAAAACACCAAAGCAAATAAGCCTCACaaataacaacaaaaataaTACAAATCATAAGGTGCTCAAATAAATTGTGACAACTAATAATGTTAAATTATTGATTGACTCAAAAGCTTAAGTTGTTTCTGGACGTAAATTTGATATTATATTAGCactaacaaataataataactatgaAGGAATATAACAAATATGCTTATGCACATAAATCCAACAGGAAAATAGTAGTGTTCCAAACTTCAAACATTCTCTCAAATTTCCTCAAGGCAATTACTCAATCTAACTAAACCAGGCGAACCCaatgtttatttaattataatctATAACTTCCATGTTTGACTTTGACATAAAGGTACTTCAAGATACTCAATAACCCATCTAAATATCAATAtacaaacaaaatataaatactACTTATTTTGGTACTTAACGGACATTCTTATTAGTTTTGCTCCAATTAGATTTGGACTCTTCTGAATTTCTCGATTAACTCTTAGAAAATCTGCATCCAATATGTTAATTGATGTTAATATTTCCATCCTTGACCTAGTAAATGTCATTAAGTGAAAACTTAAAGATGATCATCCAACTACTACAGTTACCGACCGAACGGGCacttgaaagaaaaaacagaaTTAAATTTGACGGACATTTATGGACCGTGCACTGTATCAAATATATACTACGGGGACCAtacttgaaatctctcttcttgAGAGATATAATGAAGAGTCCTTTTCTTGAAACCGAATATAATGAAGAATCCTTTTTCTAAAACCGAATATAATGAAGAGTCCTTTCTTTGAAACCGAATATAATGAAGAGTCCTTAAAAACTGTAAAGCAGTCACCTGAGATTTCAGTTTGATAAGTAGATTATCAACGGCAGTGTTTGTGTAAGACGTGAGCAAAATAGATACACCTCTCATCAACAATGCCTTCACAGCATGCACCATTGTGGATGTCTTGCCTGTTCCAGGCATTCCTAGAATCAGGGCATAATCCTTTGCTGTAAGTATCTAAAATAACCACGTAACAATTTCAAGTCAAGAATAGCTCATCTTTCGAGAAAAACCAAAAAATGAATAGGGGGAATGAGATAGAGTAGGTGACTCAAGTTAGCATGAGACACCTTAATTATAGCTCGCCGTTGGTCATCATTTAAATTTTTCTCTGACCAAATGTAAGATATTGCTGGATCCTGGCTGAATATGCATCCACCATCAAATCTTGGAGCCTACAAGTGAAAACACGGTCAGGCCAATAAATAAAAGATCTCTGAGGAGGCAAGGAACAAATACTTTTCAATAGCACAAAGGTGTAAATAAGCATTTACCGCTAGATCTACTATCAACTTCCTTAGATGAGCATTTTGCTCACCTTGCAGAAACAGTTGTACGAGATTAAACCTTCAGCAAGAAAACGAACATGAGAATAGAAAAATTGCATTATGTCAGGCAGAATAGTTATGCCAAGTTATTACCTCATGACTGCAAACGAAGTCATAAATTCATCCTTGTCAATCCGCCAAACCTGCTTCGTAAGATCACGTGCCTCTGTAGAAGAAGTGCTTCCAGGAAGACGTAGACGCTTAGAAAAAGAAACCTACAAGTTTTCAACCCAACAATTCAATCTGAAAGGCAGAAACTACTTTTGACCACTAACACAAACAGTACTGTAATTTATAGTTGTCTACTATGTAAATAACCAGTCCAACTTTCCAGTCTATGCCCTCAAAAAGTGGGAAAAAATCCACAAAAAAATCTCTTACGGATACATGGAGACTGCTCAGATCTGTTATAATCCCACTCGCTAGGGTCAAATGCCCAGAATCTGTACTGAGTATCTAAAACACAACCAAAGGAAATCACCGATTAGTTACTGGAAGAAATTTTATAGAGTACATGCAGAGTATTTTCCATCCAAGGAGAAAAAGCCTCACCACATAGTCACCAACTCTAAGTGAACTGTCCATCTCACTTATTGAAGCATTGTTTGAACTATCATCATTTGAATCTTGACGCACGAAACGGTAGCTGATTCGGTTGTCCTTTTCAAAAGTACAATGTGGTTGGTCATCCAACGTACTAAGAACAATAGAAGAAAGACAGGTAGACGTTTGATTTTTATCTGTACTACGTGAGTGCCAAACTCCCCTCTTTACAAGCTGAAAGAAAAGAGCACCATAGTCAATTGGACTTAGGATTGCCATAAATAAGCAAGTGCAATGAATAGTTTATACGATACAtttgaaattcaaaatttaaccTCCAGCTCTTTGGCCTCTAAATCAATCAATCTTTCCCAATGCTGAAAGAAAATACTATGAGAAGCTTGCAAGTGATCTGTATGGGATTCAAATAAGACTCCAAGCCCACTGGTCTCTTTGCTTCCATTTTGCATCTGCAGTATTGAAAATTTCATCGCCAGTCAACCATCAACAGAGAGATAAGACAGAAAGGAAAACATCAGCCGACAAGTAATGTCCCCACAGAAACAACTCAGTCATGAGAATTAATGAAAAGGTTGCCAAATCTTCTACTTCTCTTTAACATTGCAGGAATTATGCATAATTCAAAGATTTACCGCAAGTTTTTAGACTACTGATGCTCATGTTTAGCATGAAAACTATTGTGAAGCATCAGGTGACACTGACCTAAAAAATGACTTGTTAGCCACTAGTTCAAAGAgcacaaatatttaaaataatgtgCAAGGAATCGAGTCTTTTACTCAGATTATGTGACCTCACATCCCACAAACTCTGCAGATACACATTTAGACAACGCAGAATAGGGAAAGGGTCTTCAAATCGGATAGCCCTGCCTTTGGGCTTAATTGTTAGAAGATATTAAGAGCAACAACTTTTTGAAGGCCAGAGCTCAATAGAAATTCCAAAGAAATTAAACTTGAAAAGCACAATTTATAGGGATTATATATGAAAATAGATGATATGGATGCTTTAAGACAATTTTTTTGTCAAAGGAAGACCCAAAGCATACAGTTACATGTAAATAACATGGGAGTGAAGCAGCAATTAACTCTATAATCTCTATAACTGCATTCAGAACCTACATCTACATACCTTATGATAAATGGTGCAAACATCAAGATGGCGGCATCCTTTGCACACATTTGGATTCTGTAGCAAAAAATTAGTATGTTGACTTTCAATGATTCTATAGAGATGTACAGAACCATGTTTAGGAAGGACCGTACCTGTAACATAGGGGGGAGTAATTGTGCAGTTGATGCCTTGAGGATGTTATTTGCAAGCTCATTGCGACGCATGATTAACCCTACCAAGTCAGATCTTTGAACCCGGATACCCTTCACGAGGTTCGTATAATTTAAACATTCTTCCAGCACAGAGAAAAATAAACATACAAATTAATCTGATTTTTTACCTGTGTCTGATCCGACCGAAGATAGTACAGGAGACCATAACCAACATGTTTTTGATACCTATCACAAATACAGAACAAATAACTGAATACATACTACAATCATTCACACATCCAACAATGATAGCATAACAACCCAAAAACAAAAAGGCAAACTATATATCACCTATAGAACAGATCTacgaaaataaaaagaaaatgagtaGGATGTATATACCTCTCAGACATAAGTAGTGTGTACAAGATCACTTGGGCGCAATGTTCCATGGAGGACTGCAGAGTAGATCAGGATTATCAAGCTGTACTAATTACTACAAAagaattttgtaaaaaaaatgattgatCTACAAGAAACCACACAAGTCCGATCCTACAGGGAACCCAGCACAAATATGAGCTAAAGGAATCACATACTTGCCTGGCCAGCTGGCACCTTTCCGGTTTTAAACTCTAAAGGCATGACATTCACGGCACATTTATTATAATCTGACATTACATTTACCCTGACAGAAGCATCAATTATTCCTTTCAAACCATATTTGGGAGCCCAAGCCATCTCCTCAATATCAATCACCTAAAAATGGAAGTTTCCGTAAGAATATGGATTCATACAAACTTGTAACAAGCACTTAACAACAGTGTGATACATCGTGTTTTAAAAGGTTCAGTAATGGTTAAACGAGCAGTCATAATACCAACCTCTGATATACTAACTTTCTGGGGACCATCCTCAGATCTGAACTCAATAGAAGGTGCTTTAGAACCCTGTTACCAACGAAAGCAAGAATTtgtttaaaacaaataaaataacatatttgCTTCATATTGACAGGTGACAAACTCAGTCATAGTAGCAACCATACAGCACATACTTAAATACAAAGCAGTATCCAGTCCAACAAACTACCTAACATATGAGCGCaggcaaaaaaaaaatacagcATGCAAAATAGAGAAAAATACAGACATCCAGAGATAACGTAATGCATACAAATCTCAAAATGTTTTGTACATGCATAGGAGTATATAAGCAATGCATGCGCAAAAACTCTGTGGCTATAAATGCCTAGTTCAgattaatttaaagaaattgaaaagaaaCCCAAATCGTGTCTAATAACACCACATTTGACATTTAGAAAAACATTAACTTGTGAAAACTTAATTTACAACTGAAATCCCGGCCTATGAAAACATTATCAAGTATAATATACACCACCGTAGATAAACTGGTATAGTTTCAAAAAGTTGCATATTCATCAGGAATGGAAAGTGAAAATAATTTAGCAACCACAGCACCATGTAAGAGTTTGTAAATGTGATTAAACATGAAATTTTCTCACCATTGGGCCTTTGAACATGGCGATCCAATGTAAAATTTTTGGAACTGCTTCATTCATGGTTATGCGTATATCCTTTTCATTTGCTGCACCCCAAGATAGTGTAAAGAAAATTAATCGTTCAAATCATAAAATATTGTTGTGACTTATCAATAAAACATTAAAAACGATAGATTTAACAGATGTAAACATTGAAATTTTTTATGGCACTTAAACTAATGGGGAGAAATTTGATAATGCAAATTTTTTTATCCCACAGTTGGTTGAAGCAAAGATTCAAAGTATCCAACAAAATCAAGGCAAGATCGTTACAAATAGTCCCTTGAAGTTAACGGAATGCCTTAGAGGCTTTAGCTTCAAAATTCTAGGCAGTGTACCGTAAAGCCCAGAATACTGAATCACACAGTGCAGGTGGAGCATTTCAATCAAAATGGGGGAAGCTGAACAAAAGATATGAAACGATCCCTTGCACTTAGACCGAACGAATACAAATTACAAAAGAAGTTTACCTCCACATGCATATACATTTTCCATACTTTTTTGAAGCACCGTTCTTGAAACCTCTTCCAAAAAGGCTACAGTCGGTGCCCCTTCTATAAGACCAGCCttcaaaaaaaatgaattaaaatgaGAGAGATTGGTAAAATGCTAAAAGCTTGCTTCAAAAAGTCTTAAAAAGACGGTCATAAATGCATAAAGGTAAATAAATTGTACATACAAATGTTGAGAtttaaatgtcaaataatatGTATTTATCTATGCTTCCATTCACACTAAAAGGTCATGATAGAGCTATAAACCTGAAAAACCTGGTGCAGCAAAGTACCAATTAATGCTGCAATAGACTGTTCGTTACTTCTCAGCCTCTCATCAAGAACACTCCTCCTTGCACAGGTCAAATGACCAGCAACCTAGAAATCATTTCTGATTGGTGATTACAATAATTGATTGATGTCTATCAAACAAAAAATTTGATTCAGTAGCTCACAAAGACATCACAACCCAAGAGGACGTGCCAAGTATTTGGCAAAGTAATCACATTACCCGAGTTCCTGACACTAGTGTATCAGGATGTAGAATAACGAAATTATTGTCGCGGTCAACATGACATCTTCCTTGGTCATCAAATTCACCAATAACATTCACAGTGTCTCCAGGAGCAATAATACTGTCAAACCTGTTGAAGCAATGGATAGGAAAGTTTATAGAACGGAATGTAGGTTTAATAGACAAATTCACCTTCAATATCAAAAAGCTTTATGaagattttttaatttgtaattttaatttttttccatattCGTGAGTGGTAGGACCAACTTGTATATACATCAACTATTAACAGTTCACACAGAACAATCACATGACCCTACTACATTTGGTTGCCAATAAAATATTAGAAACATGAATTAAGCTGAAAGCCTCTGTCTTTAAGTCCACTAACAATTTGACACAGTAATAGTCTATCTCTTCATCAGGGCATGGTAGAGTGAAATACAAGTAAAGGAACACAAGTACATCAATACTATATTGTGATGTGATGCGGTCTTAAGATGAAGAATGTATTTAAGAAGGCAGCAGCAAGAAAAGGAGAATGTTAATCAAGAAAGAGCTAATATACTCTTTACACTTTTCCTTTCAGATTCAATTCAAATTGTAACTGTAATATAGAGTGGTGATATGAAAGAGCATAACTTAAGAGTCAGTGATTGCAAAACAATTACAAGTTTAAGCAGCACAAAAAATTTATCTATTTACCAGTCTTCCCAAAGA
Encoded proteins:
- the LOC103483415 gene encoding DNA replication ATP-dependent helicase/nuclease JHS1, which produces MPPRKKPHSSSKKLNSNQQSQPSKFGIQHFFERHSQNVAHSQKNTSETSDSKTDVPSSLNRGDDRNMGRLDSKDAAASATAQKSESRVLLVSDAVLASENPKEPQRNDASCSPLNTTPENLIAACGNDGDDSSNELSPEFSKSVSLKRFKFSPGMLIKQSQDEGTRTDEITWKISPVNERLQAVSKQLPETIRVLANSSRLSSLRIRQCSRNKTSSVEPGNFEQLSSPNPKPSERSMASLNKTGLKRVNPKHDVEPNGVANDSLSGSIVANSPSPFQTPPSLSYCDKVANDVAACNEAPDHPILRPHKKALLELLDQVEDVISVDTVASSIDLEDDSSELQGRKGNTLTTRVDSAAMKVPKRVSDTVTKTCPCDFLVLEVTEKCELADTYGVKRSYKILRLLNEQSGEERAVYLWEDWFDSIIAPGDTVNVIGEFDDQGRCHVDRDNNFVILHPDTLVSGTRVAGHLTCARRSVLDERLRSNEQSIAALIGTLLHQVFQAGLIEGAPTVAFLEEVSRTVLQKSMENVYACGANEKDIRITMNEAVPKILHWIAMFKGPMGSKAPSIEFRSEDGPQKVSISEVIDIEEMAWAPKYGLKGIIDASVRVNVMSDYNKCAVNVMPLEFKTGKVPAGQSSMEHCAQVILYTLLMSERYQKHVGYGLLYYLRSDQTQGIRVQRSDLVGLIMRRNELANNILKASTAQLLPPMLQNPNVCKGCRHLDVCTIYHKMQNGSKETSGLGVLFESHTDHLQASHSIFFQHWERLIDLEAKELELVKRGVWHSRSTDKNQTSTCLSSIVLSTLDDQPHCTFEKDNRISYRFVRQDSNDDSSNNASISEMDSSLRVGDYVILSTDSGHLTLASGIITDLSSLHVSVSFSKRLRLPGSTSSTEARDLTKQVWRIDKDEFMTSFAVMRFNLVQLFLQGEQNAHLRKLIVDLAAPRFDGGCIFSQDPAISYIWSEKNLNDDQRRAIIKILTAKDYALILGMPGTGKTSTMVHAVKALLMRGVSILLTSYTNTAVDNLLIKLKSQNIDFIRIGRINAVHEDIRSHCFSELNIQSVEDIRMRLDQVKVVAVTCLGITSPLLVNKKFDICIMDEAGQTTLPVSLGPLMFASTFVLVGDHYQLPPLVQSTEARENGLGISLFCRLSEAHPQAISALQSQYRMCRDIMELSNALIYGDRLRCGSEETANAKLDFSSSKLSSSWLKEVLNPCKPVIFVCTDLLPAYETRDHKIVNNPLEANILAEVTKGLLDGGIKGNEVGIITPYNSQASIIRLAINIASVEVHTIDKYQGRDKDCILVSFVRSSENPKSCTTSILGDWHRINVAITRAKKKLIMVGSRKTLSKVPLLKLLIKKVEEQSGMLNLTRNDILHHSNNLPGCT